The Streptomyces sp. NBC_00306 sequence GGGTCGTGCTTCACTGGTTTGGCACGATCTGTCGTACGAAGAGAGAAGGCCCACCGTGTCCGCCAAGTCGAGCGCCGCGATCCGGTACACCACTCTGCGCCTCGCCATCTTCATCGGCTGCTTCCTCGCCGTGGGCGGTCTGGTGCAGATCGGCGCGCTCCCCAAGGGACTCGGCGACTCCAACTTCGTCTGGGTCGTCCTGCTCGCCCTGCTCATCTCCGCGCCGCTCAGCTTCGTGCTGCTGCGCAAGCAGCGCGACGCGATGTCCGAGCAGATCGTCACCAAGGTCGACCACGCGAAGGCGCGCCTGGACGCCAACCGGTCGCAGGAGGACGGCGCGGTGCAGTAGCCCGCACGGCGGTCCGCGTCACACACCCCGAGCCTCGCCTGCCTCGAACACCCCGCACGCGTCCGCGTCACACTCCCCGGACGTTGTCTGCGTCACACATCCCGGACGGAAGCAGCCGCTTCCGCCGGGGTTTTCCGTTGCCCCGACGGCCACTTGGGATTCCCCGTCTCAAAGAGGTCCTTTGAGTAGCTCAAAGTTCAAGTGTTAACGTGTTCGACGTGACGACAGCAGTGCGCCTCCACGATGCCGCGAGCCCCCCGCTCGTGGCGCGCCTGCATGTCGACCTCTGCCGCTGTATGTCCGCGGTCTGTTGCCGCTCGGTCTGACCCCGGCATCTCAGCGGCGCCGCGCCATCGCGCACCGGGCGCCGCTCTCCTTGCTCCGTATGGCCCGCATCCCCTGTGTCCCCGCATCCGCCGTATCCACCCGATACGCCGCAACTGGAGTGTGTCCGTGTCCGCGAACGCCGCGTCCACCACGACGGAAGAGCCCTCGGGCTCCGGTTTCCGCATACCCAAGGTCCCGTTCTGGGCCCAGATCGTCGCCGGTCTCGTCCTCGGTGTCCTGCTCGGATGGCTCGCCCGCAGCCAGGACATCAACTGGCTCTACAAGACCCTGGAGCAGGTCGGCGACATCTTCGTCCAGCTGCTGAAGCTGGCCGTCGCGCCGCTGGTCTTCTTCGCCATCCTGGTGTCGATCACCAATCTGCGGAAGGTCAACAACGCCGCGCGGCTGGCCACCCGCACCCTGCTCTGGTTCATGATCACCTCGCTGATCGCCGTCGCGATCGGCCTGGCCATCGGCCTGATCACCAACCCCGGCGCCGGTACCGGCCTGACCCCGAAGGACGGCGAGAAGCCCGAGCACGCGGGCAGCTGGATCGACTTCCTCACCGGCATCGTCCCCACCGACGTCATCACGCCCTTCACCGAGCTGAACGTCCTGCAGATCGTCTTCATGGCCGCCGTCGCCGGCGTCGCCGCACTCAAGCTCGGTGAGAAGGCCCAGCCGATCCTCACCCTCAGCGAGTCCGTGCTGGAGCTGCTGCAGAAGGCCCTGTGGTGGGTCATCCGGCTGGCGCCCCTCGGCACCGTCGGCCTGATCGGCTTCGCCATCGCGGACTACGGCTGGGACCTGATCGGCAAGTACGCGACCTTCACCGCCGATGTCTACATCGGCTGCGCGCTGGTCCTCTTCGGTGTCTACCCCCTGCTGCTCGCGACGGTCGCCAAGGTCAACCCGATCCAGTTCTTCCGCGGTGCCTGGCCCGCGATCCAGCTGGCGTTCGTCTCCCGCTCCTCGGTCGGCACGATGCCGGTGACGCAGAAGGTCACCGAGCGGCTCGGTGTGCCGAAGGAGTACACGTCCTTCGCCGTCCCGTTCGGCGCGACGACGAAGATGGACGGCTGCGCCGCGATCTACCCGGCACTGGCCGCGATCTTCATCGCGCAGATCTTCGACGTGCAGCTGGGCATCCAGGACTACCTGCTGATCGCCTTCGTCTCGGTCGTCGGCTCGGCGGCCACGGCGGGCCTCACCGGCGCGACCGTCATGCTCACCCTGACGCTGTCCACGCTGGGCCTCCCGCTGGAGGGCGTGGGTCTGCTGATGGCGATCGACCCGATTCTGGACATGATGCGGACCGCGACGAACGTCGCCGGTCAGGCGCTCGTGCCCGTGATCGTCGCGGCGCGGGAGAAGATCCTGGACCACGACGCGTACAACTCGGCCACCTCGTCCCCGATCGACGAGGCCGAGCCGCGCGCGACCGAACAGAAGACGGCGGTGCCCGTCGCCGCCTGACCAGGTCACGGCGCGTAGGTGAACAGCATGAGACCCCCCTTCCGTAAGGGAGGGGGGTCTTTGCACGTCGTGCCGCCTTGCGGCTGGCCGTAGGCTTACCGCGGAGTAGGGGTGCGGGGGCGGAGGGAAGTTCTGAGATGAGTGCGGTCAAGGGCGTGAAGAGCAAGCGCATGCCGAGGGCGGTGCGCGAGCGGCAGATGATGGACGCCGCGGTGCAGACGTTCGGGCAGCGCGGCTACCGGGCGGCCTCGATGGACGAGATCGCGGAGCTGGCCGGGGTCTCCAAGCCCCTGGTCTATCTGTATCTGAACTCCAAGGAGGAGTTGTTCACGGCGTGCATCCGCCGTGAGGCCGCCGCGCTCATCGCGGCCGTGGAGGCGGCGGTGGAGCCGGGGCTGCCGGCGGACCGGCAGCTGTGGGCCGGGCTCGCGGCGTTCTTCACGCACACCGCCGAGCACCCGGACGGCTGGGCCGTGCTGCACCAGCAGGCGCGGACGCACGGGGAACCGTTCGCGCTCGAAGTGGCCGCGATGCGCGACGAGATCGTCACCTTCGTGACCGGTCTGATCGCGACCGCGGCCCGCGAGGCGGGGGCTGCCCGGCAGGACCCCGAACTGGCCGACCGGGACGTGGCGGGCCTCGCGCAGGCGCTGGTCGGTGCGGCCGAGTCGCTGGCCGGGTGGATGAACCAGACGGGTGCGGTGTCGGCGAAGGAAGCCGCGGCGACGCTCATGAACTTCGCCTGGATGGGCCTCGGTGAGCTCATGAAGGGTGAGCGCTGGTCCTCCCGCTGAGATGGATGCGGTCGCCGCTGCGGAGCTGGAACGCCGTACCGGAGCCGGCCGGCTCCGCGGCGTAGGTCACGGATGCGGGCAGCAGCACCGGCGCCCTGAACTCGGCGCTCGCCGCCGTGAGTTGCGGGCTGGCCGACTCCGCGAGGCAGCGGGCGAAGGTCCACATCCCGTGGGCGATCGCCCGGGGGAAGCCGAAGGCCCTGGCGGTCAGCGGATGCAGATGGATGGGATTGCGGTCGCCGGACGCCGCGCCGTAGCGGCGTCCCAGGTCCGCCGGGAGCTGCCAGGTGCCGACGGCGGGCAGAGGCTCGTCGGGACGGTGGTCCGTGTCGTGCGCGGTCCGGTGCCGCGTTTCGGGCGCCGGGCGGTCGGTGTCGTACGACGTCCGGTGCCGGGCCAGATAGCCGCTGCGGGACTCCCACACCAGGTCGCCGTCCCGGTGCGCCCGGGTGACGACGGTGACCTCGGTGCCCCGCCGGTGCGGGGTCAGCGCCTCGGCATGGACGGTCAGGACGGGCGTGTCCTCGGGGGTCAGCGGCCGGTGCCCGGTGATCTCGATACGGGTGTGGACCAGCCCGAGCAGCGGGAGCGGGAAGCGGCGGGCGGCCATCAGGCGCATGGCGAGCGGGAAGCCCAGGACATGCGGATAGGGGAGCGGGAGGGGTCCGTCGCCCGGGAAGCCGCAGATCCGGGCGTACGCGGCGAGGCGCGCGGGATCGATACGGACGGGGCCGCCGATCCGGGTCGCGGGCAGTTCGGCGTCCGCGTGGACGCCGCGCTTCAGCGGTGAGGTGAGGGCCCCGCGGGCCAGGGTGAGGGCGAGTGGCATGTCAGGCTCCCAGCAGGCTCTGGCCGCAGACGCGCAGCACCTGGCCGGTGACCGCACCGGACCCGGGGTGGGCGAACCAGGCCGCGGCTTCCGCGACATCGACGGGGAGCCCGCCCTGGGCGAGGGAGTTCATCCGGCGTCCCGCCTCCCGGACGAACAGCGGGACGGCGGCCGTCATCCGGGTCTCGATGAAGCCGGGCGCGACGGCGTTGACGGTGATGCCCCGGTCGGCGACGCGGGGAGCGAGGGAGCGGACGAGGCCGATGATCCCGGCCTTGCTCGCCGCGTAGTTGGTCTGGCC is a genomic window containing:
- a CDS encoding DUF4229 domain-containing protein, which encodes MSAKSSAAIRYTTLRLAIFIGCFLAVGGLVQIGALPKGLGDSNFVWVVLLALLISAPLSFVLLRKQRDAMSEQIVTKVDHAKARLDANRSQEDGAVQ
- a CDS encoding dicarboxylate/amino acid:cation symporter — encoded protein: MSANAASTTTEEPSGSGFRIPKVPFWAQIVAGLVLGVLLGWLARSQDINWLYKTLEQVGDIFVQLLKLAVAPLVFFAILVSITNLRKVNNAARLATRTLLWFMITSLIAVAIGLAIGLITNPGAGTGLTPKDGEKPEHAGSWIDFLTGIVPTDVITPFTELNVLQIVFMAAVAGVAALKLGEKAQPILTLSESVLELLQKALWWVIRLAPLGTVGLIGFAIADYGWDLIGKYATFTADVYIGCALVLFGVYPLLLATVAKVNPIQFFRGAWPAIQLAFVSRSSVGTMPVTQKVTERLGVPKEYTSFAVPFGATTKMDGCAAIYPALAAIFIAQIFDVQLGIQDYLLIAFVSVVGSAATAGLTGATVMLTLTLSTLGLPLEGVGLLMAIDPILDMMRTATNVAGQALVPVIVAAREKILDHDAYNSATSSPIDEAEPRATEQKTAVPVAA
- a CDS encoding TetR/AcrR family transcriptional regulator codes for the protein MSAVKGVKSKRMPRAVRERQMMDAAVQTFGQRGYRAASMDEIAELAGVSKPLVYLYLNSKEELFTACIRREAAALIAAVEAAVEPGLPADRQLWAGLAAFFTHTAEHPDGWAVLHQQARTHGEPFALEVAAMRDEIVTFVTGLIATAAREAGAARQDPELADRDVAGLAQALVGAAESLAGWMNQTGAVSAKEAAATLMNFAWMGLGELMKGERWSSR
- a CDS encoding MaoC family dehydratase; translated protein: MPLALTLARGALTSPLKRGVHADAELPATRIGGPVRIDPARLAAYARICGFPGDGPLPLPYPHVLGFPLAMRLMAARRFPLPLLGLVHTRIEITGHRPLTPEDTPVLTVHAEALTPHRRGTEVTVVTRAHRDGDLVWESRSGYLARHRTSYDTDRPAPETRHRTAHDTDHRPDEPLPAVGTWQLPADLGRRYGAASGDRNPIHLHPLTARAFGFPRAIAHGMWTFARCLAESASPQLTAASAEFRAPVLLPASVTYAAEPAGSGTAFQLRSGDRIHLSGRTSAHPS